The nucleotide sequence GATCACGTTCTCGGGCGGAACTCGATACCGGAAACGGATATTTTGTCCACCGCCTGTGCCATTCAAAACATGTGGCTGGCGGCTTGTGCCGAAGGGCTGGCGATGGGATGGGTCAGTTTTTATAAGAAAACGGATATTCGCAGTATCCTTGCGATTCCACCCCACATTGATCCAGTGGCTCTCTTGTCGGTTGGCTATACCGATCATTATCCGCCCATGCCTGTCCTACAGATGGTGGGATGGGAGAAGCGACGGCCGCTGAATTCGCTGATCTTCGAGAACAGGTGGGGCCTGATTCCGTGATGTCGACGGCGTTTGTCGCAGCATGGCACGGGTCACGCCGCCGGGAGGGGCCCGGGGAACGGCCGGGTTGGGACAGGAGCGGCCCGGGGAGGTTCCCCGGCTCCCGCACCGTCGGGTTCCGTTCAGACCGGCAGTACCCGGTTTGGCTCTGTGATACAAGGAAGGAGGGCTGTTTGCAACAAGTCGACAGCCCTCGTTTCGTTTGTTTCCCCGAAAGTCGCGAGTGGCAACATGATCGGTAAACTTGCTTGGTTTTTCCCAGACACGAACGCGCTTATCCGTTCTGCCCGGCAGGTGGGTGGACCGATACAATTCCGTCCTGATAATCGATCGCCATACCGAAGGCCTCGCCGACAAAACGCAACGGAACCAGCGTTCGACCCCCGGATACCTCCGGCGGTACGTCCAGGGTGACGTTCTGTCCGTTCACCGAAGCTGACGGATCGCCGATTTCCAAGGTGACGGACTGATTCCCGCGCCGGATTGTGACTGTCCCTTGATTCCAGTCCACCTTTGCCCCGAGGGCTTCGGCGATCTGCCGGATTGGGACAAGGGTCCGTCCGTCCCGGACGAGGGGCGGGACATCGAAAACCGGTTTTTTGCCGTCGACGAATACTTGGATATCCTTTTTGCCTACAACGTCGTACAGTTTTCTCAATTTCGGAAGAACGGTTTGATCGGCCGGCTGAGATTGTAACGCTTGTTCCAGGGCTTGAATGGCCCCAACCGCGTCGTTCAGTTTTTCCCTGATGTCCGCCAGGGCGGTCAGGATCTGCGGGTCAGCCTGATCTGAAGCCGCCGCTTCACTGAGAGCGGCCTCCGCCTGGCGGTCCGCTTCTTCGTCGGTTTTGGTTCCCGGCTGGTTTGACCATTCCTTCAGCCTGTCCACAGCGCTGCGCAGCGCGTCCACGGATTTTCCGGGTTTTCCTTCGTTCTTCTGAATATTGCTTTCGAGTGCCTGGATTGCTCGTTGGATCCCGGGGGGCAGAGATGTTGGGTTGGTATCCGACCCCGGAGTTGCACTGGAATCGGAGCTTGAACCCGGGTCAGAATGGTTGGAATCCCCCGTTTGATCCTCGCCCTGAGCCTGCCCGGATTGTTCAGTTTCTCCCGAGATTTGCTCCGTATTCTGCCCATCGCCGGATGTCGAGACGGTTTGGCCTTGCGTTTCACCATTATCCTCGGAACTCTGCCCGTCGGACGCCTTTGTCCGGTCCTGAGCGGCTCCGGTTTGAGCATCACCGGCGGACGAGTTGGCTGCCGTCCCGCTCGGCTGCCCGGCCTTGGCGGAAAAC is from Kyrpidia tusciae DSM 2912 and encodes:
- a CDS encoding copper amine oxidase N-terminal domain-containing protein, giving the protein MDALRSAVDRLKEWSNQPGTKTDEEADRQAEAALSEAAASDQADPQILTALADIREKLNDAVGAIQALEQALQSQPADQTVLPKLRKLYDVVGKKDIQVFVDGKKPVFDVPPLVRDGRTLVPIRQIAEALGAKVDWNQGTVTIRRGNQSVTLEIGDPSASVNGQNVTLDVPPEVSGGRTLVPLRFVGEAFGMAIDYQDGIVSVHPPAGQNG